The following are from one region of the Ischnura elegans chromosome X, ioIscEleg1.1, whole genome shotgun sequence genome:
- the LOC124171676 gene encoding leucine-rich repeat and death domain-containing protein 1-like: MKVIMLRKTFTFIIICITIFLAYSSSMGNHKLQNLFNHPECDCYFRRFYYSCHCQEKIHLELGAEVSMIKIRCDDGVVTDPYEFFSKLFEHLSLSTLIVIGCPPPKREFSSIFPQRSFSDMNDFGDSLDFLILTCEESQNFSLRSNHLQNLRKLSQIMIFCHSLSNIPEDLFRGTSETIEALVISETSIINLPRNIFSHFYSLTDLILMQNKLKAVPSLVNLTELQSLDISGNEVDHLDENLFISKENLREINLSKNNLSQFPTSLCELENLEILNAEDNRFQHLDLQCLALMRSISVISLGGNHLLELQGTVVLKGMLIYNENIEETPGQEEISPLFSKPNEHEMATDVSQHEDSLDSSDESYLFPLGSFDGSNNNLSWLPENIFSDMINLWNLDLSSNKITVLPTNLFRSNEMLSDINLSNNLISNISESFFSKNRELENFNISGNSISTLGENFFFGLLRLKKIDLSHNMIEYLPEKILLPLKEAKKLVFLNMEGNYLSYLPILFLPQLKELFLGSNELEIISSDALKYLRSLERIDLSFNFIKTTDSSPSQNFEFTGNLFHTHLKHIEHIDISYNRLTKHPNISEVYKTLVSLDLSGNVFDELSLNCYNGNVSPSLRTLDLSNNSLRNIFRADGNHRLNFCMDKLVHLNLSRNGIFFDGCLEYKTFTTKRCDSFLVRAHNLEVLDLSHNDIEVVPEYFSLLPNLQRVDFRYNKIKEIYFNNFFYANGMFNVSQYSPESNYMKTDDYNELPSSHHLEIDLRHNAIIYVDLPETKMQRVPQDCHIDKRFARATILLGHNPILCGCQIYRLLRYSLKEIRPVAEDERWYGRRLSMPVTVDIQSLSCGNPVSVRGKHVSDPETWLHHLLPLLVLCNNGGLK, from the exons atgaAAGTAATTATGCTTCgaaaaactttcacttttataaTAATCTGTATCACAATATTTCTTGCATATTCCTCTTCGATGGGTAACCACAAATTGCAAAATCTTTTCAACCATCCAGAGTGCGATTGCTATTTTAGGCGGTTTTATTACTCTTGCCACTGCCAAGAAAAAATACACTTAGAACTGGGAGCAGAGGTGAGTATGATTAAGATCAGATGTGATGATGGCGTTGTCACCGATCCTTACGAGTTCTTCTCAAAATTATTTGAGCATCTGAGTCTTTCCACTCTAATCGTGATAGGATGCCCTCCACCAAAGCGGGAATTTTCTTCCATATTCCCTCAAAGATCATTTTCTGATATGAATGACTTCGGAGACAGCTTGGATTTTCTTATTCTAACTTGCGAAGAATCACAAAATTTCAGTTTGAGAAGTAATCATCTCCAAAATCTTAGAAAACTTTCGCAAATTATGATATTTTGCCATTCTCTTTCAAATATACCTGAAGATCTTTTTCGAGGGACGTCAGAAACCATAGAAGCTTTAGTTATTTCCGAAACATCTATTATAAACCTTCCGCGTAATATTTTCTCCCATTTCTATTCTTTAACGGACCTTATATTGATGCAGAATAAATTAAAGGCTGTTCCATCACTGGTAAATCTCACAGAACTACAATCACTTGATATTTCTGGGAACGAAGTAGACCACTTAgatgaaaacttatttatttccaaagaAAATCTGAGAGAGattaatttaagcaaaaataacCTCTCCCAATTCCCAACGAGCTTGTGCgaattggaaaatttggaaattttgaatGCAGAAGATAATCGTTTTCAACACCTAGACTTACAGTGCCTAGCTCTAATGAGATCCATTTCCGTTATATCATTAGGAGGAAACCATCTTTTGGAATTACAGGGAACCGTTGTCTTAAAGGGTATGcttatttacaatgaaaatatagAGGAGACACCCGGACAGGAGGAAATTTCTCCTCTATTTTCCAAACCCAACGAACATGAAATGGCAACTGACGTTTCTCAGCATGAGGACTCTCTTGATTCCTCggatgaaagttatttatttccACTCGGAAGTTTCGACGGGAGTAATAACAACTTGTCCTGGTTACCAGAAAATATATTCTCTGATATGATAAACTTATGGAATTTGGACCTTTCCTCCAATAAAATCACTGTACTACCTACAAATCTCTTTAGATCTAATGAAATGTTAAGCGATATTAATCTATCAAATAACCTCATTTCTAATATATCAGAGagttttttcagcaaaaatcgtgagcttgaaaattttaatatatctgGTAACAGCATTAGCACTCTGGGGGAGAATTTCTTTTTTGGGCTtctgaggttgaaaaaaatagatCTCAGCCATAACATGATTGAATATCTGcctgagaaaatattattgccTCTTAAAGAAGCAAAGAAATTGGTTTTTCTGAATATGGAAGGAAATTATCTAAGTTACCTACCAATCCTATTTCTACCTCAACTAAAAGAATTGTTTTTAGGATCGAATGAATTGGAAATCATTTCTTCTgacgcattaaaatatttgcgTTCTCTAGAACGAATCGATCtctctttcaattttattaaaacaacTGACTCTTCCCCCTCCCAGAATTTTGAATTCACAGGTAACCTCTTTCATACCCATCTAAAACATATTGAGCATATTGACATTTCCTATAACCGACTTACTAAGCATCCAAATATCAGTGAAGTTTACAAAACTCTTGTCTCACTTGATTTGAGTGGAAATGTATTTGATGAACTCTCACTAAATTGTTATAACGGAAACGTGTCTCCAAGTCTACGGACGTTGGATCTTTCCAATAACTCCCTTCGAAATATATTCAGGGCCGATGGAAATCATCGCTTGAACTTTTGCATGGATAAGTTAGTACACTTGAATCTATCAAGGAATGGCATATTTTTTGATGGATGCCTGGAATACAAAACGTTTACAACAAAAAGATGTGACTCGTTTCTGGTACGTGCGCATAATTTAGAG GTCCTGGATTTGTCCCACAACGACATAGAGGTGGTACCCGAATATTTCTCTCTATTACCAAATCTCCAGCGTGTAGACTTCCGCTACAATAAAATCAAGGAAATctattttaacaactttttttaCGCAAACGGCATGTTCAATGTAAGCCAGTATAGTCCTGAAAGCAACTACATGAAGACAGATGACTACAATGAGCTTCCCAGCTCTCATCACCTGGAAATAGACCTGCGGCACAACGCCATTATATATGTTGACCTTCCAGAAACGAAG ATGCAGAGAGTTCCACAGGACTGCCATATAGACAAAAGATTCGCTCGCGCTACAATCCTTCTGGGACACAACCCTATTCTCTGTGGATGCCAGATTTATAGACTTTTACGATACTCCCTGAAGGAAATACGGCCTGTGGCAGAGGATGAGAGATGGTACGGAAGAAGGCTCAGTATGCCAGTTACCGTGGACATTCAAAGTCTCTCCTGTGG AAATCCTGTCTCAGTGCGAGGAAAACATGTCTCTGACCCGGAAACTTGGCTACACCACCTTTTGCCCTTGTTGGTACTATGTAACAACGGTGGTTTAAAATGA